One window from the genome of Roseomonas haemaphysalidis encodes:
- a CDS encoding RNA-binding S4 domain-containing protein yields MAETEDRDWQRLDKWLWCARVAKTRAECSRFVERGAVRLNRQPVEKPHAKLRPGDVLTLALGRPETGVVKIWRVAALAARRGPAPEAQALYEDIT; encoded by the coding sequence ATGGCGGAGACCGAGGACCGGGACTGGCAGCGGCTGGACAAGTGGCTGTGGTGCGCGCGGGTCGCCAAGACCCGCGCGGAATGCAGCCGGTTCGTTGAACGCGGCGCGGTGCGGCTGAACCGCCAGCCGGTGGAAAAGCCGCATGCCAAGCTGCGCCCGGGCGACGTGCTGACCCTGGCGCTGGGCCGGCCGGAAACCGGGGTGGTGAAGATCTGGCGCGTGGCGGCGCTGGCCGCCCGGCGCGGCCCGGCGCCGGAAGCCCAGGCATTGTACGAGGACATCACCTAA
- a CDS encoding class I SAM-dependent methyltransferase, with protein MSDEVHAPPESPHREFYQTPTGAVAARLLRERLVELWPDLTGRCVLGLGHATPYLRLWRDHAARVLAASPAEAGAQPWPRSGANLATLVEETELPFADFTFDNVLMVHGLETAENGRRLLREVWRVLKEDGRLLVVVPNRRGLWAHSEGTPFGQGRPYSHGQIARLLGRTMFTVERRRSALFIPPFQTRLLLRGAGVWERAGRALAPRFAGVAIVEARKEMFGAVPVRALPAKGRRVLVPAGLRFDPPKPPPG; from the coding sequence ATGAGCGACGAGGTCCACGCCCCCCCTGAGTCGCCGCACCGCGAATTCTACCAGACGCCCACGGGCGCGGTGGCGGCGCGGCTGCTGCGCGAGCGGCTGGTGGAGCTGTGGCCGGACCTGACGGGCCGCTGCGTGCTGGGGCTTGGCCACGCCACCCCTTATCTGCGCCTGTGGCGGGACCACGCGGCCCGCGTGCTGGCCGCCAGCCCCGCCGAGGCCGGGGCGCAGCCCTGGCCGCGCAGCGGCGCCAACCTGGCGACGCTGGTGGAGGAAACGGAGCTGCCCTTCGCCGACTTCACCTTCGACAACGTCCTGATGGTGCACGGGCTGGAAACCGCCGAGAATGGCCGGCGCCTGCTGCGCGAGGTTTGGCGCGTCCTGAAGGAAGACGGCCGCCTGCTGGTGGTGGTGCCCAACCGGCGCGGCCTGTGGGCGCATTCCGAAGGCACGCCCTTCGGCCAGGGCAGGCCGTATTCGCATGGCCAGATCGCGCGCCTGCTGGGGCGCACGATGTTCACGGTGGAGCGCCGCCGCTCGGCCCTGTTCATCCCGCCGTTCCAGACCCGGCTGCTGCTGCGCGGCGCGGGGGTGTGGGAAAGGGCGGGGCGGGCACTGGCGCCGCGCTTCGCCGGCGTCGCCATCGTGGAAGCGCGCAAGGAGATGTTCGGCGCCGTGCCGGTGCGCGCCCTGCCGGCCAAGGGGCGGCGGGTGCTGGTGCCGGCGGGCCTGCGCTTTGATCCGCCTAAGCCGCCTCCGGGCTAG
- a CDS encoding metal/formaldehyde-sensitive transcriptional repressor, giving the protein MAHLTDPERTQALVNRVRRIGGQLQAVERALEGGADCAVTLQRVAAVRGAVAGLMDEIMLDHLRAHVAAPGLSDAERQRGADELAAVLSRYAK; this is encoded by the coding sequence ATGGCCCATCTTACCGACCCCGAGCGAACCCAGGCCCTGGTCAACCGCGTCCGCCGCATCGGCGGGCAGCTGCAGGCCGTGGAGCGCGCGCTGGAAGGCGGCGCCGACTGCGCCGTCACGCTGCAGCGCGTCGCCGCCGTGCGTGGTGCCGTCGCCGGGCTGATGGATGAGATCATGCTGGACCACCTGCGGGCCCATGTCGCCGCCCCGGGCCTGAGCGATGCGGAGCGCCAGCGCGGCGCCGACGAGCTCGCCGCCGTGCTCAGCCGCTATGCCAAGTAG
- the dmeF gene encoding CDF family Co(II)/Ni(II) efflux transporter DmeF encodes MHDHDFLGEQHDANARRTLWVVALTAVMMVGEIVAGSLFGSMALLADGFHMATHAGALAVTAGAYAFARRHVRDRRFSFGTGKVGDLAGFASALVLGVVALGIAVESGMRLWAPQQVAFGQAAAVAVLGLVVNIVSALLLAGGSGHHNHDHGHGHAHGDHGHSHHGQDNNLRSAYLHVLADALTSVLAIGALLAGRYLGWAWLDPAVGLLGAIVIARWSWSLMRDTAGVLLDVADPALEAEMRQHVEAPGDVRITDLHVWRVGPAAHAAIVSTEGLADGATIRARLAPVHELAHVTVETRAA; translated from the coding sequence ATGCACGACCACGATTTTCTCGGCGAGCAGCACGATGCCAATGCGCGCCGCACGCTTTGGGTGGTGGCGCTGACCGCCGTGATGATGGTGGGCGAGATCGTCGCCGGCAGCCTGTTCGGCTCCATGGCGCTGCTGGCGGATGGCTTCCACATGGCGACCCACGCCGGCGCGCTGGCGGTGACCGCCGGCGCATATGCCTTTGCCCGCCGCCATGTGCGGGACCGTCGTTTCAGCTTCGGCACCGGCAAGGTGGGGGATCTGGCGGGCTTCGCCTCGGCGCTGGTGCTCGGCGTGGTGGCGCTGGGCATCGCGGTGGAATCCGGCATGCGGCTTTGGGCGCCGCAGCAGGTGGCGTTCGGGCAGGCGGCGGCGGTGGCCGTGCTGGGGCTGGTGGTGAACATCGTCAGCGCCCTGCTGCTGGCCGGTGGCTCTGGCCATCACAACCATGATCACGGGCACGGCCATGCGCATGGCGACCACGGGCATTCTCACCACGGCCAGGACAACAACCTGCGTTCCGCCTACCTGCACGTGCTGGCCGACGCGCTGACCTCGGTGCTGGCCATCGGCGCGCTGCTGGCCGGGCGCTACCTGGGCTGGGCCTGGCTGGACCCGGCGGTGGGGCTGCTCGGCGCCATTGTCATCGCCCGCTGGTCCTGGAGCCTGATGCGCGACACCGCCGGCGTGCTGCTCGATGTCGCTGACCCGGCGCTGGAGGCCGAGATGCGCCAGCATGTCGAGGCCCCCGGCGACGTGCGGATCACCGACCTGCATGTCTGGCGTGTTGGCCCCGCCGCCCATGCCGCGATCGTCAGCACGGAAGGCTTGGCGGACGGCGCTACGATCCGCGCCCGCCTCGCCCCCGTGCACGAGCTGGCGCATGTGACGGTGGAAACGCGCGCGGCCTAG
- the gloB gene encoding hydroxyacylglutathione hydrolase: MTVTVTAVPCLSDNYAWMLRDEATGTVAICDPGEAAPVIAALDAAGGRCDLILLTHHHGDHVDGVEQVRAKYGARVIGAKADAHRLPPLDTAVVPGDTVAIGDTEGRVIDSPGHTLGHVAFYFPDGDVLLCGDTLFSLGCGRLLEGKPADMFHALELLKPLPDQTLVCAGHEYTESNARFALTVEPDNAALRDKAAWVSATRAAGRPTLPATLGEEKRTNPFLRASSVERLAEIRAGKDSFRG; the protein is encoded by the coding sequence ATGACCGTGACCGTGACGGCGGTGCCCTGTCTTTCCGACAACTACGCCTGGATGCTGCGGGACGAGGCCACCGGCACCGTCGCGATCTGCGACCCCGGCGAGGCGGCACCGGTGATCGCGGCGCTGGACGCGGCGGGCGGGCGTTGCGACCTGATCCTGTTGACCCACCACCACGGCGACCATGTGGACGGCGTGGAGCAGGTACGGGCGAAATACGGGGCCCGGGTGATCGGCGCCAAGGCCGATGCCCACCGCCTGCCGCCGCTCGACACCGCCGTGGTGCCCGGCGACACGGTGGCGATCGGCGACACCGAGGGCCGGGTGATCGACAGCCCCGGCCACACGCTGGGCCATGTGGCCTTCTACTTCCCGGATGGTGACGTGCTGCTGTGCGGCGACACGCTGTTCTCGCTGGGCTGCGGGCGGCTGCTGGAAGGCAAGCCGGCGGACATGTTCCACGCGCTGGAGCTGCTCAAGCCCCTGCCCGACCAGACCCTGGTCTGCGCCGGCCACGAATACACCGAAAGCAATGCCCGCTTCGCGCTGACCGTGGAGCCGGACAACGCGGCGCTGCGCGACAAGGCGGCCTGGGTGTCCGCCACCCGCGCCGCCGGCCGCCCCACCCTGCCCGCGACGCTAGGCGAGGAAAAGCGGACCAACCCGTTTCTGCGCGCCTCCAGCGTGGAGCGGCTGGCCGAGATCCGCGCCGGCAAGGACAGCTTCCGCGGCTGA
- a CDS encoding cupin domain-containing protein translates to MTPPDLRDPSLPAAAVIAALGLSPHPEGGHFREIWRDAPPGGGRGVGTAIYYLLDAGERSHWHRVDAAEAWHWYAGGPLALHLSADGRGSEERRIGPDLSAGEEPFGLVPPGWWQAARPLAGWVLVGCTVSPAFNFSGFEMAPPGWAPGP, encoded by the coding sequence ATGACCCCGCCGGATCTGCGCGACCCGTCCCTGCCCGCGGCGGCGGTGATCGCGGCGCTGGGCCTGTCGCCGCACCCCGAAGGCGGGCACTTCCGCGAGATCTGGCGCGATGCCCCGCCCGGTGGCGGCCGCGGCGTCGGCACCGCCATCTATTACCTGCTGGACGCCGGGGAACGGAGCCACTGGCACCGCGTCGATGCCGCCGAAGCGTGGCACTGGTATGCCGGCGGCCCGCTGGCGCTGCACCTGTCGGCCGACGGCCGGGGCAGCGAGGAACGGCGGATCGGCCCGGACCTGTCCGCCGGCGAGGAACCCTTCGGCCTCGTGCCGCCCGGCTGGTGGCAGGCGGCGCGGCCGCTGGCGGGCTGGGTGCTGGTGGGCTGCACCGTCAGCCCGGCCTTCAATTTCTCGGGCTTCGAGATGGCGCCGCCAGGTTGGGCACCCGGGCCATGA
- a CDS encoding helicase-related protein, protein MFPARVKAILGPTNTGKTHLAITRMLAHSSGIIGFPLRLLARENYDRMVAAKGARYVALITGEEKILPPEARWFACTVEAMPLDRRAEFVAVDEIQLCADPDRGHIFTDRLLNARGLVETMFLGAETIRPLLQRLVPQAEIETRPRLSQLSYAGPAKLTRLPPRSAVVAFSAGEVYAIAEAIRRRRGGCAVVMGRLSPRTRNAQVALYQNREVDFLVATDAIGMGLNMDVDHVAFASLNKFDGHRPRILTPQEAAQIAGRAGRGMRDGSFGVTGDCPPLPDEMVDKIEGHQFEALQQLAWRNADLDFSGIDALLDSLALPPRQPGLSRGNDATDYVTLEALSRDPEVRKLADHRNRVRLLWEACQVPDFRKLADDSHTKFAAKIFIHMVKDGALPTDWVASQIAQLGNIEGDLDTLMSRLSAIRVWTYVAARADWVRDATRFQSEARAAEDAVSDALHERLTARFVDRRAAHLIRRLDETEEELLSAVNRKGEVVVEGHPVGHVSGFVFEPDPSAANEDERKLVLRAARRALVTEMPRRVAALEAAKDEDFALTPTHRITWDGADIARLKPGPTPDKPQVEPLASEFLDGAQKERLRVRLAAWLEAMLAREFAALNTVEEKAAEDNTLRGPAFRLREYLGLVPGGTEAEVNPELRQKLKAIGIRAGRFALYLPEVLKPRPMALRAQLWALKAECMVPALPGGGLVSVPPPEGWPAGFAETMGWVPAGPVLLRLDVAERVAGELGHLTRRHPAMLPPDVASRLGVKADALPVVLNTLGFRLLPVEPAAEGAFGPPSPQMVAVKRDENRHRGPRQGRPPQRDRRPAPAVAAAAEGATAEAAPEGAEAATPRPERAPRPPRRDDRSRGPRPPRPEGQDARAPRPEGARPEGTRPEFRDRPRPPRDDRGRDDRPRGPRPFDKNNRGGGSEGRSYSFDAPKPAKADPDSPFAVLSKLKLGKG, encoded by the coding sequence ATGTTCCCGGCCCGCGTCAAGGCCATCCTGGGTCCGACCAACACGGGCAAGACCCACTTGGCCATCACCCGGATGCTGGCGCATTCCAGCGGAATCATCGGCTTTCCGCTGCGCCTGCTGGCGCGGGAGAACTACGACCGCATGGTGGCGGCCAAGGGGGCGCGCTACGTGGCGCTGATCACGGGGGAAGAAAAGATCCTGCCGCCCGAGGCCAGGTGGTTCGCCTGCACCGTGGAGGCCATGCCGCTGGACCGGCGCGCCGAGTTCGTGGCGGTGGACGAGATCCAGCTCTGCGCCGACCCGGATCGCGGCCATATCTTCACCGACCGCCTGCTGAATGCGCGCGGCCTGGTCGAGACCATGTTCCTGGGCGCCGAAACCATCCGCCCCCTCTTGCAGCGGCTGGTGCCCCAGGCGGAGATCGAAACCCGCCCCCGCCTGTCCCAGCTTTCCTATGCCGGCCCCGCCAAGCTGACCCGCCTGCCGCCGCGCTCCGCCGTGGTCGCCTTCTCGGCCGGCGAGGTCTACGCCATCGCGGAAGCGATCCGCCGCCGGAGAGGCGGCTGCGCGGTGGTGATGGGGCGGCTGTCCCCCCGCACCCGCAATGCCCAGGTGGCGCTGTACCAGAACCGCGAGGTGGACTTCCTGGTGGCGACGGACGCCATCGGCATGGGTCTGAACATGGACGTGGACCATGTGGCCTTCGCCAGCCTCAACAAGTTCGATGGCCACCGCCCCCGCATCCTGACGCCGCAGGAAGCGGCCCAGATCGCCGGCCGCGCCGGGCGCGGCATGCGCGACGGCTCCTTTGGTGTCACCGGCGACTGCCCGCCGCTGCCGGATGAGATGGTGGACAAGATCGAGGGCCATCAATTCGAGGCCCTGCAACAGCTCGCCTGGCGCAACGCCGATCTGGATTTCTCCGGCATCGACGCGCTGCTGGACAGCCTGGCGCTGCCGCCGCGCCAGCCTGGGCTGTCCCGCGGCAACGACGCCACCGACTACGTCACCCTGGAAGCGCTGTCGCGCGACCCGGAGGTGCGCAAGCTGGCCGACCACCGCAACCGCGTGCGGCTGCTGTGGGAAGCCTGCCAAGTGCCGGACTTCCGCAAGCTGGCCGATGACAGCCACACCAAGTTCGCCGCCAAGATCTTCATCCACATGGTCAAGGACGGCGCGCTGCCCACCGACTGGGTGGCCAGCCAGATCGCCCAGCTCGGCAACATCGAGGGCGACCTGGACACGCTGATGTCCCGCCTGTCGGCCATCCGGGTCTGGACCTACGTGGCCGCCCGCGCGGACTGGGTGCGGGACGCGACGCGCTTCCAGTCCGAGGCCCGCGCGGCCGAGGACGCGGTGTCCGACGCGTTGCATGAACGCCTGACGGCCCGCTTCGTGGACCGCCGCGCCGCGCATCTCATCCGCCGCCTGGATGAGACCGAGGAAGAGCTTCTATCTGCCGTCAATCGCAAAGGGGAGGTGGTGGTTGAAGGCCATCCCGTCGGTCATGTCAGTGGTTTCGTCTTTGAGCCCGATCCATCCGCCGCCAACGAGGACGAGCGCAAGCTGGTGCTGCGCGCGGCCCGGCGTGCCCTCGTGACCGAGATGCCCCGCCGCGTCGCGGCGCTGGAAGCGGCCAAGGACGAGGATTTCGCCCTCACGCCCACGCATCGCATCACCTGGGACGGCGCCGACATCGCGCGCCTCAAGCCCGGCCCCACCCCGGACAAGCCGCAGGTCGAGCCGCTGGCCAGCGAGTTCCTGGACGGCGCGCAGAAGGAGCGCCTGCGGGTGCGCCTGGCCGCCTGGCTGGAGGCCATGCTGGCCCGCGAGTTCGCCGCCCTCAACACGGTCGAGGAAAAGGCCGCCGAGGACAACACCCTGCGCGGCCCCGCCTTCCGCCTGCGCGAATACCTGGGCCTGGTGCCCGGCGGCACGGAAGCCGAGGTGAACCCCGAGCTGCGGCAGAAGCTGAAGGCCATCGGCATCCGCGCCGGGCGCTTCGCGCTGTACCTTCCGGAGGTGCTGAAGCCGCGGCCCATGGCGCTGCGCGCGCAGCTCTGGGCGCTCAAGGCCGAATGCATGGTGCCGGCGCTGCCGGGCGGCGGGCTGGTGTCCGTGCCGCCGCCGGAAGGCTGGCCCGCGGGCTTCGCGGAAACCATGGGCTGGGTGCCGGCCGGGCCGGTGCTGCTGCGCCTCGACGTCGCCGAGCGCGTGGCGGGCGAGCTGGGCCACCTGACCCGCCGCCACCCCGCCATGCTGCCGCCGGACGTGGCCAGCCGCCTGGGCGTCAAGGCCGACGCCCTGCCCGTGGTGCTGAACACGCTGGGCTTCCGCCTGTTGCCGGTGGAGCCGGCGGCCGAGGGCGCCTTTGGCCCGCCGTCGCCACAGATGGTGGCGGTGAAGCGCGACGAGAACCGGCATCGCGGCCCTCGCCAGGGCCGGCCGCCGCAGCGCGACCGGCGCCCGGCCCCGGCTGTGGCGGCGGCGGCGGAGGGCGCCACCGCCGAGGCCGCGCCCGAGGGTGCGGAAGCCGCAACCCCGCGCCCGGAGCGCGCCCCCCGCCCGCCCCGGCGCGACGACCGGTCGCGTGGCCCCCGCCCGCCCCGGCCCGAGGGCCAGGACGCGCGCGCGCCACGCCCCGAAGGTGCCCGCCCGGAAGGCACCCGTCCCGAATTCCGCGACCGCCCGCGCCCGCCGCGTGACGATCGCGGCCGGGATGACCGCCCGCGCGGCCCCCGCCCCTTCGACAAAAACAACCGGGGCGGCGGCAGCGAGGGCCGCAGCTACAGCTTCGATGCACCGAAGCCCGCCAAGGCCGACCCCGACAGCCCCTTCGCGGTGCTGTCCAAGCTGAAGCTGGGCAAGGGCTGA
- a CDS encoding class I SAM-dependent methyltransferase, giving the protein MSDSLAWDARYAAQPWMFGQAPNRYLESWGPRLPARGRALALGDGEGRNGVWLAERGLEVTAVDWSATGLGRATALAESRGVRLATHAADLVQWSWPDAGFDLIAWIFLHLPPADREVVAARAVQALAPGGMLVLECFSPAQNGRRSGGPREPALLWTRAMADTAFASLDTLECLEGGVLLQEGPKHQGVAEVVRGCWRKPE; this is encoded by the coding sequence ATGAGCGACAGCCTCGCCTGGGATGCGCGCTATGCCGCGCAGCCCTGGATGTTCGGCCAGGCGCCCAACCGTTATCTCGAAAGCTGGGGGCCAAGGCTGCCGGCGCGGGGGCGTGCCCTGGCGCTGGGCGATGGCGAAGGGCGCAACGGCGTGTGGCTCGCCGAACGCGGGCTGGAGGTGACGGCCGTGGACTGGTCCGCCACCGGGCTCGGCCGCGCCACGGCACTTGCGGAATCGCGCGGCGTGCGCCTCGCCACCCATGCGGCCGACCTGGTCCAATGGTCCTGGCCGGACGCCGGGTTCGACCTGATCGCCTGGATCTTCCTGCACCTGCCGCCGGCGGACCGCGAGGTCGTCGCGGCCCGCGCGGTCCAGGCCCTGGCGCCGGGCGGCATGCTGGTGCTGGAATGCTTCTCGCCCGCGCAGAACGGCCGCCGCAGTGGCGGGCCGCGCGAGCCGGCGTTGCTTTGGACCCGCGCCATGGCGGACACCGCCTTCGCCAGCCTGGACACCCTGGAATGCCTGGAAGGCGGCGTCCTGCTGCAGGAAGGCCCCAAGCACCAGGGCGTCGCGGAGGTGGTACGCGGCTGCTGGCGCAAGCCGGAATAA
- a CDS encoding M20/M25/M40 family metallo-hydrolase yields MDAPALSPEARRALALPFTAEALLASLRPWVEQESPTFDTAAVNGMMSLAMREMALMGARVERIPGRMGLGDCVRGRFGTAGDEGGILVLAHLDTVHPVGTLATGLPFRVEGDRAFGPGIFDMKGGTVLALQALAALRQAGIATSRPVTVLLTSDEEIGSPSTRDLIEAEAARHDVVLVPEPGRADGGVVTGRYAIARFKLKTTGRPSHAGATLSAGRSAVKEMARRLIAIEDMTTEACTYSVGVMHGGQWVNCVPTFCDAESLSMAKRQPDLDAAVQKMLALNDSMGDVRFEVTRGVTRPVWEPDAATMGLYAQARAIAAELGLELNHESAGGGSDGNFTGAMGIPTLDGLGVLGGQAHTLNEHVLMDALVPRARLMAALLASV; encoded by the coding sequence ATGGACGCCCCAGCCCTGAGCCCCGAGGCGCGCCGCGCCCTCGCCCTTCCCTTCACCGCCGAGGCATTGCTGGCCAGCCTGCGCCCCTGGGTGGAGCAGGAAAGCCCGACCTTCGACACCGCCGCCGTCAACGGCATGATGTCGCTGGCCATGCGCGAGATGGCGCTGATGGGCGCGCGGGTGGAGCGCATCCCCGGCCGCATGGGACTCGGCGACTGCGTGCGCGGCCGCTTCGGCACGGCGGGCGACGAGGGCGGCATCCTGGTGCTGGCGCATCTGGACACGGTGCACCCGGTGGGCACCCTGGCCACCGGCCTGCCTTTTCGCGTGGAAGGCGACCGCGCCTTCGGCCCCGGCATCTTCGACATGAAGGGCGGCACGGTGCTGGCGCTGCAGGCGCTGGCCGCGCTGCGCCAGGCCGGCATCGCCACCAGCCGCCCGGTGACGGTGCTGCTGACCAGCGACGAGGAAATCGGCAGCCCCTCCACCCGCGACCTGATCGAGGCCGAGGCGGCGCGGCACGACGTGGTGCTGGTGCCCGAGCCCGGCCGCGCCGATGGCGGCGTGGTGACCGGGCGCTACGCCATCGCCCGGTTCAAGCTGAAGACCACCGGCCGGCCCAGCCACGCCGGCGCCACGCTCTCCGCCGGCCGCAGCGCGGTGAAGGAGATGGCGCGGCGGCTGATCGCCATCGAGGACATGACCACCGAGGCCTGCACCTATTCCGTGGGCGTGATGCATGGCGGCCAGTGGGTGAACTGCGTGCCCACCTTCTGCGATGCCGAGTCGCTGAGCATGGCCAAGCGCCAGCCGGACCTGGACGCGGCCGTGCAGAAGATGCTGGCGCTCAACGACAGCATGGGGGACGTGCGCTTCGAGGTGACGCGCGGCGTGACGCGCCCGGTGTGGGAGCCGGACGCGGCCACCATGGGCCTCTACGCCCAGGCCCGCGCCATTGCCGCCGAGCTTGGGCTTGAGCTGAACCACGAAAGCGCGGGCGGCGGCTCGGACGGCAATTTCACGGGCGCCATGGGCATCCCCACCCTGGACGGGCTGGGGGTGCTGGGCGGCCAGGCCCACACGCTGAACGAGCACGTCCTGATGGACGCGCTGGTGCCCCGCGCCCGGCTGATGGCGGCGCTGCTGGCCAGCGTCTGA
- a CDS encoding glutathione S-transferase N-terminal domain-containing protein, giving the protein MQLFYSSGSPFVRKVMVALLMRGLEERVDLLSTNPHESPAALLQQNPLSKVPCLVTVEGLPLFDSRVICEYLDGLGTASPLFPDSGSERTGALLLQALGDGVMDAAVARRMQQPYPQDEGRRHLGGRNAAAIGRALDWLDRNPPERLRDIGAVSVACALGYLDFRFADEDWREGRPALTAWFAEAEAHPAMVATRPA; this is encoded by the coding sequence ATGCAGTTGTTTTATTCCTCCGGCTCGCCTTTCGTCCGCAAGGTCATGGTCGCCCTCCTGATGCGCGGGCTGGAGGAGCGGGTGGACCTGCTGTCCACCAACCCGCATGAAAGCCCGGCCGCGCTGCTGCAACAGAACCCGCTGTCCAAGGTGCCCTGCCTGGTGACGGTGGAGGGCCTGCCGCTGTTCGACAGCCGGGTGATCTGCGAATACCTGGACGGGCTCGGCACCGCGTCGCCGCTGTTTCCGGACTCCGGCAGCGAGCGCACCGGCGCGCTGCTGTTGCAGGCCCTGGGGGATGGCGTGATGGATGCCGCCGTGGCCCGGCGCATGCAGCAGCCTTATCCGCAGGATGAGGGACGCCGGCACCTGGGCGGGCGCAATGCCGCCGCCATCGGCCGCGCCCTGGACTGGCTGGACCGCAACCCGCCGGAGCGGCTGCGCGACATCGGTGCCGTCAGCGTCGCCTGTGCGCTGGGCTACCTCGACTTCCGCTTCGCCGACGAGGACTGGCGCGAGGGCCGCCCCGCGCTGACGGCCTGGTTCGCCGAGGCGGAGGCGCACCCCGCCATGGTCGCGACCCGCCCGGCATGA